ttacatttaaaagataaaaaaaaacataaataccttaaatttatgataaaaagaacttttctaaattattattaCGACTAGTTTAATAACGTTTTTGGGTCACGTTTTCTCCCGCCTCcggataaaattaaaaatttgtacTAAAAAAGATCTTTATATATTTCAAGATACTAACTTAGATTTCAACTACAAAGACCTATAAATGGGTTgactaaaccctaaaagaaagGATCAATTATTGTTCACTTTCGACTATAGAAATGCATACAGCTAGAACTACGGTTTCTGAACAAATACATGGTACTCATGCTCTAGTGATCAATAAAACTCGACCCGTTAAATTTCCTGAAGAATCTTCTCCAAGAATCTTCCCAAaccatttttctttcaaaattaaacttaaaactgAAGCACCTTTAGATCAGCTTAACATCACTTGGCCTTCCATACCATGCTATTTGGTTATTCTCTCGACATCACTTGCAGTCCTTCCATTCTAGCGTTTCACAATTGTTTCCAATATCGAAGAAGCAATTTCTCGACCAATGCAATTGATAATCTGACCGATTCAATGTGTACTCCAGAACCAATACTTTCTGAAGCCCTTTGTCCTTTGGACTTTGAATTCTCATTCTCGAACACTTCCATTTCTATTTTTGGCTTCCCGGTGCTTCTTGAATTTTCTAAAATCTTTAATCCTCTACTGGCCATTCTACTTCATGCAGTATTTACTTGTGCCAAACTAATTCTAATTCTTTATCCATATTTATTCACCCATTAGAATCATGATTGCTCATCAAAACCGTTTTGGATCGAATTTCCTTATTTGTCCATCCATTGGCCATTTTCGTGGCCATACCTCGACCATTTTCTCTTCGACCATTTCTTTGTCTTTGTTTATGTCCTTTTATTACATTCTCAATAGAGCATCTCCTACCTGATTTCCTTACAGTTCATTCCCAGATAATCAGGGATGTCCTTCTCACCCCGCCCACAAACTTTCTGTAAATGTATGATTCCGGTCTACCGTAAGGCACATGTTATCTTCCGAATTCACTCATGAAATTAGAAGATAAAGGGAAATTTTGGATATAATTAATCCAAGAAGAATTTCCTCCTTTTTACAGAAGGATCCTGACCTTCTCCTCATGCCTAAACATTTCATGGCCTTTGGGTAACATTTTCCTCCTGCGTCTAGGTAAAGTGGAATCTTATACTaaattaggggtgggcgtttgggtactcgttcgggttcgggtcgggtatagaggtatagaggtatagaacccgttcggatatttctgtacttcgggtcgggttcgggtatttttagttcgggttcggttatttcggatcgggttcggatatttagattttgaaaaaaaaattaaatttttcatttctcaaatatcttgtttttaaaaatataactttcacttaactattttttttttttaatagattgaatggttaatagatttagaatggtagttatattttactaaccgaaaaaccgaaaaaaatgaaccgaaaccgaaccgatatccggattgaacacccctacttGGAAACCTAATTCTCATTTGTGATTTTTGTTGTTAATCGAAAGTGAGGCAGAGTGAATCAAGAGCTCATACATGTCTGATCATCATTTCCACCCTTACTGAAGTCATTTCACGGTAATAATCTCTTACCAAAGCTTGGTTGTTAGTGAAGCTTGTTAAGGTTTGATGTTCAGAGTGAATCAAGAGCTGATAAAGGTTGTAAGCGAAGTTCGTTGACGTTTAGTGGAAGCTTTGTTGATGATTTAAGTTATTGAAGCTTTTTCAGTTTCGTATCCTTTTTATtgttagctttttttttgttttgactaAAACTTAAATCTTGATTTAGAGCTTTGTCGTATATCACACACCAAGCTTTTTGCTATATTATCTTGGTTCTCATCACCTGCCCTAGAGTGTCCGTAAGAAGGTTCAAAAAAacacctctctttttttttttgtaaagttgCTAGTGTTGTCTTTATAGTTCAGTAAAGAATTTTATTAAGGATAATGGATCTTTACTTTAATGGAAACTAGGGGCATTACGCGCCGGTTTCGGATATTTTATTCGATTGAAACATCAAAATCTTTGTGTTCTTGTACGTAGTAGTTAGGAGTGTCTGTAGTTAGTTGTGTGCGTTGTGGTTAAGGTCTTCGTTCTATGTGGAAAAGTCTGGTGGATATGTGTGGTTTTTTATTAGGTAAAGTTGCGTGAGTATTAGCTTGTATGTCAAGCAAAAACGAAGTTATTGTTTTTAATCGATTGTGATAAGCATTCAAATTTCATTGCATgggaaaaaatatagttttattgtGTTGGAGCTATGAAgctttattttgttaattttttttttttttaaattaagagGGAAACTAGAACAAAGCAACGGTTACAAATTTAAGATCAACATAAATCTTTAACTTGTACCACAAACCGGAAATGAGAAATTAAAAGGTAACGGGGAACATGAAAATGTAAACGCCAAAAACGTTTGGTGATAGCAAGTTACTTAATCCTGGAGATCATTGAAACCCAGCATCATCTTGTAGAACTTGGTCAGCAAAAAGAAGTGGAAACAGTTGGCGCAGACTGTGTTGTCCACTTCCTCTTGAGAATGGCAGTTCAGATCTGGCCACATCTTAAGAATTGAGCTCACATAGATATCCTTCATGTGAAGAAGAGGGTGTTCCAGAGACCGCTGGAAATTTGCAATGCAATCTACCACCACTGAAATACCTTGCTTTTGTTGATTATTTTAACCCCTTTCTCAGTCTGGCCGATGGCCATCAGAAGAACCCCATAAACATACCTTCCTTGGAGGTGACCACCCTCTGAGGCTGTGTGGATGTGATGTTGACCTAGGATCTGATTTTGAGATTGGAAGTATTCAAGCATACCTTTAACAAAGTGAGCATCAACATTGTTGGCTTTGATGCAGGTTTCCACCAACGTTTTGTACTTGTTAGCTAGAGCAGGCTTCTTTACCAAACGCGAGAGGTTGAGATCGTTGGCAACAGAGAAGTTCTCAGAACTGAAGCCGAGGCTTTTGCAGGTGATGATTGTATTGAAGTAGTCGATGGGGGAGGTGGAGCTTACTTTCGAAACAATTAAAAGATGCATGTCTTCAGGCATGGACTCAAGTGTAAGCATAATAGGTTGTTTTGGATTCATGGAAATGATGAAAAATTGtagggttttgtttttttctaaggATGTTTCCGTACGTTGCTTGCTTTGGGCATTTGTTTATATAGCACCAAGGAGAAAGTGTGTTGTTTGGTTTTCATAAAGTTATTGGATTGTAACGCTTATAATTGTTTCATGGAGTTAGTGGTAGCCATAATTGGACATATAAATGTATTTGGTTAAATGATTTTGACAGAGCCGTGCGAAGGTTTAATGGGGCCTGAGGCGAATATAAAAATGGGGCccctttataaatttttttttatcatagtacaatatatatttgaaaaaaaaaatattaagacaataactttaaaaaactaAGACAAAATTTTTCTTCCCTCTTTTTCAATAAACTCTTTAATCAAATTATCATAATCTAGATTCCTAACTAATTCTCTCTCGATCGATATAATTGCTAGACCATTTAACCTTTCTTATGATGGTTGATCGAAGATAAGACTTTATTAGCTTTAACTTGGAAAAGCTTCTTTCAGCAGTGGCGACAGAAACTGGAATCGTCAATAATATTTGATAAGCAATCCATGAGTTTGGATAACACTCTTCCCTTCCTTTCAAGAAGTTCAAAACTTCAAGAGGTCTCTTGTAATCTTGTGGCAATGCCTCTTTTAGAACCATCAGTTCAAAACACAAATCATCCCCAATAACATCAGAATGATGTACATGCTTTAAAGCTGCTTCAAGATTGGTACAAGATGCCATCAAACTATCTTCACTCGCTGATTTCAGTTTCTCCAAATCAAAGAGAAAACCAAATGTTTGTTCATACTTCTGAAATTGCTCAAACCTTGTTTCAAGAGAATAAAGAGCTTGATCCATGACTTGGAGGAAATAAGAAGTTCTGAAGCTCTCTTCCGGAGATAGATCTACAGACTCATCAACTAACTCTGGTTCCTCATCAAAGAACCTTTTCCTTTTGATGACACGCTTTTTCTGTGTTGGGAATGTGGCTTCAATCTCCATAGCTTctgcaatttttttaacatctgtttttgcactttcaaagcctctctctctataattccgaaaaaaagaaagaagtccTTCCAACTGGGAAACAGCACCTTCAATGTTCATTTTTTCTGACTGCAAACTCTTGCTTACGGTGTTAACAGCAAATAACAGTTTGTACCAAATCACCATAGACAACAAGAATTCATAATTTCCAATCCCATGTGTCTCGCTTGTAACAAGACACTCAGCATCGCTTTTTGTTGTCGGATCCTTAGTAGTCTCTGCTATATAAATTAAAGCATCTCTTATCTTTGGAGCTTGAAACCTTATTGCCTTGACACATTCAACATGACTTTCCCACCGTGTTTTCGATAAAGATTTAACTGTCAAACCTCCCACCATATCTTCTAAAATTTTCCACTGCTTCGTTGAAGATGCAAAGACGCGATAAATACGCTGAATTATCCCAAAGAATGAACTAGCTTTTTCAGAAGTGCTTGCCATATCACAAAGAGCAAGATTAAGACTGTGACACCCACACGGTGTATAAAATGCACGTGGATTAACATCAATAAACCTTTTTTGTACTCCTTTATGTTTTCCCTTCATATTGGATCCATTATCATATCCTTGTCCCCTCACATCATCAATATTTAAATCTAGAGAAACCAATACATTCTGAATCTCACGGAAAAGCCCTTCTCCAGATGTATCATTAACTATCAAGAATGTGAGAAAAAATTCTTCTATCTTAGCTGAAGCTGCAGATGAAACATCAACACATCGAAGGATAAGAGTCATCTGTTCATGATGACTAATATCTGGAGTACAGTCAACAATGACTGAAAAATACTTGGCACTTTGAATCTTTTTTATGATCATACCCTTGATCTTATCAGCAATCATTCCTATCAACTCATTCTGAATTCTGTTACTGAGATAGTGATAACGAGATTCCCCATCTTCAAACCTTCTAACATGTTCTCTCATTACCGGATCCCACTCAGCCATTGAGTCAATAAAACTTAAGAAATTTCCATTACCATCTACTTTTAGCTTTTCCTTTCTCCCACGGAATGCCAAATTTTGTTTAGCAAGAGTTTTTACCAATGAAAAAATTCTGACCATCACATCTTTCCAATGATTCCTCTCTTTGCTGAGTTCTTCTTGAATATGCTTATCAATTGTTTGGTTTTTCTGCAGCCTCAATTCTAATTCCATCCACTGGCTCATGCATTTGATATGCTCGTGGCTTGTCTCGTGATGCCTTAAcctttccaaaatatttttccaaTCATTGAATCCTTTAGATACCAAGTGACTTTGATTGTGAGTGAACAATTTACAGCAAATACAAAAGATTTTATCTAATGTTTTTGAGTAAACTAGCCAACGTCTGTCTTGCTTCTTTCCATTACTCAAAGATCGTGTATAGTATGCATGAGAAAAATGTCGACCACTTGCTTTCTCTCTTGGAAAGATAAAATCACTCGGTAGTCTTTGAGCAGGACCTTTTTCAACCATAACAAGTTTTAATGCAGGTTTGACTTGTCCCCAATTTCCAGGATCATAGATATCTAAGATTCTACCCATATCAGTATTATCTTGAACTTGATCATTCACGTCTTCATTCTCCTTTTCACTTAGATTATCATCCTCTTCAGTGACATCAGTAACATCATCTTCAACCTCCTTATCTTCTTCATTGACATCCTCATCATTTATTtcattctcatcttccattGGATCATCAAACTCATCACCACTTCTACCGGATTCATTAAGATTTGCTGATTTTACAAGAAATCTGTCCATAGAACCTTGCATTGATTTCACCAATGCATCAACtctgtcttttttttgtcttttcttggCTCCTGATGCACATGATCTCGTTGGAGGCATATTTTctgaaattaataattaaacttaaatCAACAAAGactgaaaactaaaaaaataaaaaaataaaaaaattcaccaCTTTAACAAAACTGATGATAATATAAGAGACACCTGTAGCACAGGATTGAGAACCAAGAAAGAAGACGTGTGTGCTTGCTTGAGAAAGATTGATGTGAACATTGCACGTAGAATACTTAGTAATATATACGAACCAAATATATTAAGTATAACTGcactttttcctttttatttaggAGTTTgacatataaaacatatattccttttttcaatttggaaaattgacaataaaataaaatactcattttttaaaaaagcaaTGTAGATAATTGAACTTGTATTGAATAATAAATGGCAAACTTAAACCAATATACTACTaataatttttggaaatttggggccctaaaaaaactatatattttgggGGCCCTAGGCGAAAGCCTTTTTGGATACACTTGAAGCACGGCTCTGGATTTTGACGTTACATGTATTTTGAATGGAGTTATTAACAatggttaatatatatttttttttaatccacaACTATTACTTATGAATATGATTgttgtaatttatattttgctATGGAATTAATAGAGTTGTAAGGTGAACATGAGATAAGTTTGTATGATGTGCTTAGGCTATAGATAAGTTGTAACGACCCGGTTCTCTTAACCGGATCAGGAATAAGTTGTAACGACCCGGTTCTCTTAACCGGATCAGGCTTGATTTTTCTCTTAATTAATTTGGACCAAACCAGTTATATTCCTTTTTGGTTTAACCAAACCgcatacatgtatatataaaacGTGTGCATCTTCTTCGATCTAACCTAGCCGCAAAGAACCATCGACGATATCATTCTCTTCCTTAGCTCTCATGTATGCTTTCTCTCCATCTACCCAAGTCAGCCACTGTCACCGGAGAACCATGTCATCAACACCAGAGATGTAGTCATGTTGCCGGAAATGGCATAGTGCCATAAGACGTGGAGAGGAGTCAATTGTAACCGGAGCCGTATAGTGTCACCGCCACCACCATCAACACACAACACTTGATCTCTTGGTTATGGGATGTGAGCCGTGCTGTCTGAGAACCATAGACGCTGATCCGTTGACGTCACATATCCAATGCGATTTGGAGAACGTGAACAAAAAGgttttaatgtgttataattaattGCTTGTGTAGCAAGTTTCATAATTAAACTCTagatctattatattttaatcatgtCTCTTGTTCTTATATGTTCTTTTTCGATCTGGTGTACCCTTGGTGAGAAGTCGAGATCCATGGCGAAACCCTAGCTTTCTTGCTGATCAAGTCATTTCGTTTATTGTCGGATTTGGTTCTGGTTCTACCTAattggctaaggtgagggctattcCGTTAAATctcgagctagtttagtactactattatggaaagtttagtttcgaaacttGATCCGTCTACGTGAAccgagtctgtttgagagtcttgtttgtttattattattattgcttGTTAAgccggaaataggataatagaggattcaacggttgaaTGAGTTGAGTGATGTTAGaactgctatatatatatatatatgtatataaatatataagtccATTTGTGTGGATTGCGGGTGCACAAAGACGTTTGTGTAAGCCGACGACGAGCAGTGTGATTGCGGGTGCACAAAGACGTTTGTGTAAGACGCCGACGAGCAGTGTGATTGCGGGTGCACAAAGACGTTTGTTTAAGCCGCCAACGAGCAATGAGATTGCGGGGATACAAAGACGTTTGTGTCAGTCGCCGACGCGCAGATTCTGGGAGTACAGAGATGGACTATTGTACGCCTGGAGATATAcatatatccttatgaggaaatgCGGGGTGCACAGAGTAGCATGTACTATCAGCGCACTGGATGTTTTATGTGGTGTATTAGACAttgtgtttgtttcatgctagaaCTATGCCTACATAGTCGTAGTGCTAtgtactgagtcagtggtttgcggtttagcatcccatacctcacggagtaactcccctgttactcacccctctttcttcTCCTTGCAAGTGAACATGACGTGTAGTTGGATATGTGGACGGATTGGTGTCTTGGGATCGTTgtattttatttcggttttaattaacttttcgatttaatgtatttggttttaaattataaacttgttttatttggaaattatttgattaaaaggtTTGAcattttattcggttttataaatCAGTTTAATTTGGTATTTTTCGGTTAGTACCACACCGTTCCCGAGAGAGGATGAGACGGGTGttacattttggtatcagagcggggttccgtcccggctctGACCCGGGACGGCGATTAATGGGACTCGGATTTcagtaaattttaatatttacggggataagaaaaatttcaaaaataaaaaataaaaaaagatgacACCCTTCTTTAGTATCACTCGGGTAGTTATTAGCTTATCTAACTCTTTTATGTTCGCAGGAGAAGGCGAAGTTCAATTCGTTTCCATTGTATGTTTTTATCTCTTGTTATTAATTCTTTCGTAGCCGTTGAAGTTTTTCTCGGGTTCCATATTGAAATTCGGGACGAATTCTGGTTAAGTGGGGAAGAATTGTAACGACCCAGTTCTCTTAACCGGATCAGGCTTGatttttctctttaattaaTTTGGACCAAACCAGTTATATTCCTTTTTGGTTTAACCAAACCGCATAcgtgtatatataaaatgtgtGCATCTTCTTCGATCTAACCTAGCCGCAAAGAACCATCGACGATATCATTCTCTTCCTTAGCTCTCATGTATGCTTTCTCTCCATCTATCCATGTCAGCCACTGTAACCGGAGAACCATGTCATCACCACCAGAGATGTAGTCATGTTGCCGGAAAGTGCATAGTGCCATAAGACGTGGAGAGGAGTCAATTGTAACCGGAGCCGTATAGTGTCACCGCCACCACCGACCATCAACACACAACACTTGATCTCTTGGTTACGGGATGTGAGCCGTGCTGTCTGAGAACCATAGACGCTGATCCGTTGACGTCACATATCCAATGTGATTTGGAGAACGTGAACAAAAAGgttttaatgtgttataattaattGCTTGTGTAGCAAGTTTCATAATTAAACCCTagatctattatattttaatcatgtCTCTTGTTCTTATATGTTCTTTTTCGATCTGGTGTACCTTTGGTGAGCAGTCGAGATCCAGGGCGAAACCCTAGCTTTCTTGCTGATCAAGTCATTCCGTTTATTGTcggatttggttttggttctaCATAattggctaaggtgagggctattcCGTTAAATctcgagctagtttagtactactattATGGAAAGTCTAGTTTCAAACCATGATCCGTCTatgtgaatcgagtctgtttgagagtcttgtttatttattattattattgattgttaaaccagaaataggataatagaggattcaacggttgaaTGAGTTGAGTGATGTTAAaactgctatatatatatatgtatataaatacataAGTCTGTTTGTGTGGATTGCGGGTGCACAAAGACGTTTGTGTAAGCCGCCGACGAGCAGTGTGATTGCGGGTGCACAAAGACGTTTGTGTAAGCCGCCGACGAGCAGTGAGATTGCGGGGGTACAAAGATGTTTGTGTCAGTCGCCGACGCGAAGATTCTGGAAGTACAGAGATGGAGTATTGTACGCCTGGAGATATAcatatatccttatgaggaaatgCAGGGTGCATAGAGTAGCATGTACTATCAGCGCACTGGATGTTTTATGTGGTGTATTAGACAttgtgtttgtttcatgctatAGCTATGCGTACATAGTTGTAGTGCTAtgtactgagtcagtggtttgcggtttagcatctcATACGtcacggagtaactcccctgttactcacccctctttcttcTCCTTGCAGGTGAACATGACGAGTAGTTGGATATGTGGACGGATTGGTGTCTTGGGATCGTTgtattttatttcggttttaattaactttttgatttaatgtatttggttttaaattataaacttgttttatttgaaaattatttgattaaaaggtTTGAcattttattcggttttataaatCGGTTTAATTTGGTATTTTTCGGTTAGTAGCACACCGTTCCCGGGAGAGGATGAGACGGGTGTTACATAAGTTTGTATGTTGGAATTTATCTcattgtttttttggtttttttttttattttatctattcGGAAATCTCAAAATAGATAAGTTATTGTTGTAAAAAGTTGTGGGATTAGATGGAAATGCAAAATAAAGGTGGAGACAAAGCATAGAgttacaaagtttttttttttttgacagcaaactcCATGATTTTATTAAGATGATCCAAACAAGTTAGCCTTTGGAGCCAACCATACCGGTTTCAGAGCGTTTACATGGGAAAAGTTTCGGTTCTGAGCACGAACCCCTTTGCAAGGAGATCGGCTCTTACATTTGATTTTCGAGAAATATAAGAAAGTGAAAAACCAGTAAAATAGGAGCGTAAATGAACGAATTCATTCCATTCCGAGACCAGAGATGGCCATTCTTCTTCATCGTTGATCAGATTAACCATTTGGAGGCAGTCTGATTCAAAATTCATTGACATGAATCCCAGATGCAAGGAGTACATCATTGCACATAAGAGGGACGAGAACTCCGCATGCAGGGGGGAGAGGACCTGCTCCTTCCCGGTCGAGCCGTATAAGTGTTTCTCCGGCTCTGTCTCCATCACCAAACCACCTCCAAAGACGTCGGAGTTTGCCATCCAGG
The window above is part of the Brassica napus cultivar Da-Ae chromosome C8, Da-Ae, whole genome shotgun sequence genome. Proteins encoded here:
- the LOC111208866 gene encoding zinc finger MYM-type protein 1-like, with translation MQGSMDRFLVKSANLNESGRSGDEFDDPMEDENEINDEDVNEEDKEVEDDVTDVTEEDDNLSEKENEDVNDQVQDNTDMGRILDIYDPGNWGQVKPALKLVMVEKGPAQRLPSDFIFPREKASGRHFSHAYYTRSLSNGKKQDRRWLVYSKTLDKIFCICCKLFTHNQSHLVSKGFNDWKNILERLRHHETSHEHIKCMSQWMELELRLQKNQTIDKHIQEELSKERNHWKDVMVRIFSLVKTLAKQNLAFRGRKEKLKVDGNGNFLSFIDSMAEWDPVMREHVRRFEDGESRYHYLSNRIQNELIGMIADKIKGMIIKKIQSAKYFSVIVDCTPDISHHEQMTLILRCVDVSSAASAKIEEFFLTFLIVNDTSGEGLFREIQNVLVSLDLNIDDVRGQGYDNGSNMKGKHKGVQKRFIDVNPRAFYTPCGCHSLNLALCDMASTSEKASSFFGIIQRIYRVFASSTKQWKILEDMVGGLTVKSLSKTRWESHVECVKAIRFQAPKIRDALIYIAETTKDPTTKSDAECLVTSETHGIGNYEFLLSMVIWYKLLFAVNTVSKSLQSEKMNIEGAVSQLEGLLSFFRNYRERGFESAKTDVKKIAEAMEIEATFPTQKKRVIKRKRFFDEEPELVDESVDLSPEESFRTSYFLQVMDQALYSLETRFEQFQKYEQTFGFLFDLEKLKSASEDSLMASCTNLEAALKHVHHSDVIGDDLCFELMVLKEALPQDYKRPLEVLNFLKGREECYPNSWIAYQILLTIPVSVATAERSFSKLKLIKSYLRSTIIRKVKWSSNYIDRERIS